A genomic stretch from Photobacterium atrarenae includes:
- the nirD gene encoding nitrite reductase small subunit NirD: MEQWQTVCQQSDLIQDTGICALLNHEQVAIFFCRHSQQLYALSNYDPIGQANVMSRGIIGSLGDQKVVASPLYKQHFSLHSGECLEAPEYRLKTYEVRLNQGKVQLRIN; the protein is encoded by the coding sequence ATGGAACAGTGGCAAACCGTATGTCAGCAAAGTGATTTGATCCAGGATACCGGGATCTGCGCTCTGCTGAATCATGAGCAGGTGGCGATTTTTTTCTGTCGTCACAGTCAGCAGCTCTATGCGCTGTCGAATTACGATCCGATTGGCCAGGCCAATGTGATGTCGCGGGGCATCATCGGCTCACTGGGAGACCAGAAAGTGGTGGCTTCTCCGCTCTATAAACAGCACTTTAGCCTGCACAGTGGCGAATGTCTGGAAGCTCCCGAATATCGTTTAAAAACCTATGAGGTCCGGCTTAATCAGGGGAAAGTGCAACTGCGAATAAACTGA
- a CDS encoding NarK family nitrate/nitrite MFS transporter produces the protein MTDKFNLLSFTGKMKILHLSWFAFFITFVVWFNFAPLLQSVKESLGLTTAEVKTLLILNVAFTIPARVIIGMLTDKYGPRRVYSALLAICAIPCFVFAFADNFVQAAIARFALGLIGAGFVVGIRLVSEWFPHNELGTAEGIYGGWGNFGSAAAAFTLPTLAVMFGGEDGWRYAMTITGAMSLIFSYIFYINVTDTPKGATYFKPKNLGAMEVTSKGDFFLLLVMKLPMYGALALLAWKLSPTGIGMLSDSLVSGIYVLLSVLYLYEVQKTWTVNRHVFQAPVPEIHQYKFKQVAILNVLYFATFGSELAVVSMLPLFFSETFALTPVVAGMVASAYAFMNLMSRPGGGWISDKFGRKPTLLILTAGLAAGYFLMGQVDGSWPVWLAVAAAMACSFFVQSGEGAVFATVPLIKRRMTGQIAGMTGAYGNVGAVCYLTILSFVDYSTFFYVIAATAVIGFVTLLMMEEPSGQIAEINEDGSVTLIDVAKS, from the coding sequence ATGACAGATAAGTTCAATCTATTGTCCTTTACCGGCAAGATGAAGATCCTTCATTTAAGCTGGTTTGCGTTTTTCATCACCTTTGTGGTGTGGTTCAACTTTGCGCCTTTGCTGCAGTCGGTGAAGGAATCCCTGGGCCTGACCACTGCCGAGGTAAAGACCTTACTGATTTTGAACGTCGCCTTTACGATCCCGGCCCGGGTGATCATCGGGATGCTGACCGATAAATATGGTCCGCGGCGGGTGTATTCGGCGTTACTGGCCATTTGCGCCATTCCCTGTTTTGTCTTTGCCTTTGCCGATAACTTTGTCCAGGCGGCGATAGCCCGTTTTGCTCTCGGTCTGATCGGCGCCGGGTTCGTGGTTGGGATACGACTGGTGTCGGAATGGTTCCCGCACAATGAACTCGGCACCGCTGAAGGGATTTACGGCGGCTGGGGAAACTTCGGCTCAGCCGCTGCGGCATTTACGTTACCGACTCTGGCGGTGATGTTCGGCGGGGAGGACGGCTGGCGCTATGCGATGACGATCACCGGGGCTATGAGCCTGATCTTCTCGTATATCTTCTATATCAATGTCACCGACACGCCTAAGGGCGCGACTTATTTCAAGCCCAAGAATTTGGGGGCGATGGAAGTCACTTCAAAAGGCGATTTTTTCCTGCTGCTGGTGATGAAGCTGCCGATGTACGGCGCCCTGGCGCTGCTGGCGTGGAAACTCTCGCCGACCGGGATCGGCATGTTGAGTGACAGCTTAGTGAGCGGGATTTATGTGCTGCTCAGTGTGTTGTATCTGTATGAAGTGCAGAAAACCTGGACAGTGAACCGGCACGTGTTTCAGGCACCGGTACCTGAAATTCATCAGTACAAGTTCAAGCAGGTGGCGATCTTGAATGTGCTTTATTTTGCCACCTTCGGCTCGGAGCTGGCGGTGGTGTCGATGTTGCCGCTGTTTTTCTCGGAAACCTTTGCGCTCACGCCGGTGGTTGCCGGGATGGTGGCCTCGGCGTATGCCTTTATGAACCTGATGTCGCGTCCGGGCGGGGGCTGGATTTCGGATAAATTCGGCCGCAAGCCGACCCTGTTAATCCTGACCGCCGGTCTGGCAGCCGGATATTTCCTGATGGGCCAGGTCGACGGCAGCTGGCCGGTGTGGCTGGCGGTGGCGGCAGCAATGGCCTGCTCCTTCTTCGTCCAGTCCGGGGAAGGGGCGGTTTTTGCAACGGTGCCGCTGATCAAGCGTCGCATGACCGGCCAGATCGCCGGAATGACCGGGGCTTACGGCAATGTGGGGGCGGTCTGTTACCTGACGATTCTCTCGTTTGTTGATTACAGCACTTTCTTCTATGTCATTGCAGCCACGGCAGTAATTGGGTTTGTTACTTTGTTGATGATGGAAGAGCCGTCCGGCCAGATTGCTGAAATCAACGAAGACGGCAGTGTGACCCTGATTGATGTGGCGAAAAGTTAA
- a CDS encoding bifunctional protein-serine/threonine kinase/phosphatase, whose protein sequence is MVMTMAADTQQAQQPGLRVTCGGFSSAGCREVNQDAFALYQPPRLPVRKHYGIVACIADGVSCSARGQQASHTCVTQFIEDYYSTPASWTVRQAAAKVLTGLNRWLYHHGQHSELRHNGLVTTFSGVVFKSNTAHVIHVGDSRVYRLRLGRLEQLTRDHRRRQGGDQHLLLRALGMDSKLEVDYHPEPLAVGDVLLLTTDGLHDWLSPSQLEVLLAGTDALTQSELEALARNILQRARAQGSDDNLTCLLVRIDGLPEQTLAEASRALTARVIPPVLAEGQRLEHYQIRRVLHSGTRSHVYLARSEFDQQDYVLKCPSPNFAEDLGYLQGFAREGWVGRQFSHPSVMKIHPPAASSPFLYHVCDFVPGITLRQWMLDHPSPRLSQVRAIAAELIKPIRYFQRMGMVHRDLKPENLILTDDGRVVCIDFGTAQVAGLEEIHQVLSEAIPVGATDYIAPEYVAGSRATSLSDIYSVSVIVYEMLTGQLPYASVSPVFDPQLKRHYHYRSVLSSRPDLPVWLDLVLKKACHPAPGSRYQVMSEMLQDLSAPNPQLLNTLKRAPLLQRNPLRFWQGLAWLLAMVVLVESWLLLR, encoded by the coding sequence ATGGTGATGACAATGGCAGCCGACACGCAGCAAGCGCAGCAGCCCGGCTTAAGGGTAACCTGTGGCGGGTTCTCCAGTGCCGGGTGCCGGGAGGTGAATCAGGATGCATTTGCACTGTACCAGCCGCCGCGGCTGCCGGTGCGCAAGCATTATGGGATTGTGGCCTGTATCGCCGATGGTGTCAGTTGCAGCGCCCGCGGCCAGCAGGCCAGCCATACCTGCGTGACCCAGTTTATTGAAGACTATTACAGTACCCCGGCAAGCTGGACCGTGCGTCAGGCCGCAGCCAAGGTGCTGACCGGGCTCAACCGCTGGCTGTATCATCATGGTCAGCACAGCGAGTTGCGCCACAACGGGCTGGTGACCACTTTCAGTGGTGTGGTGTTCAAGTCCAATACCGCCCATGTGATCCATGTCGGCGACAGCCGGGTGTACCGACTTCGTCTGGGAAGGCTGGAGCAACTGACCCGGGATCATCGTCGGCGTCAGGGGGGGGATCAGCACTTGCTCCTGCGGGCGCTGGGGATGGACAGCAAACTGGAGGTCGATTATCACCCGGAGCCGCTGGCGGTGGGGGATGTGCTGCTGCTGACCACCGACGGCCTGCACGACTGGCTGTCGCCTTCGCAGCTGGAAGTGTTGCTGGCCGGCACTGATGCTTTGACCCAGTCCGAGCTGGAAGCGCTGGCCCGGAACATTCTGCAACGCGCCCGGGCGCAGGGAAGCGATGATAACCTGACTTGCCTGCTGGTGCGGATCGATGGGCTGCCGGAGCAAACCCTGGCGGAAGCCAGCCGGGCCCTGACAGCGCGGGTGATCCCGCCGGTCTTGGCGGAAGGGCAGCGGCTGGAGCACTACCAGATCCGCCGGGTGCTCCATAGCGGCACCCGCAGCCATGTTTACCTGGCGCGCAGCGAGTTTGATCAGCAGGACTATGTCCTCAAATGTCCGTCACCGAACTTTGCTGAGGACCTGGGCTATCTGCAAGGCTTTGCCCGGGAAGGCTGGGTGGGTCGGCAGTTCAGCCATCCGTCGGTGATGAAGATCCATCCGCCGGCAGCGTCGTCACCCTTCCTCTATCATGTCTGTGATTTTGTTCCGGGGATCACCCTGCGCCAGTGGATGCTGGACCATCCATCCCCCCGCCTGTCGCAGGTGCGGGCCATCGCGGCAGAGCTCATCAAACCGATCCGCTATTTTCAGCGCATGGGCATGGTGCACCGGGATTTGAAGCCGGAAAACCTGATCCTGACCGACGACGGGCGCGTTGTTTGTATCGACTTCGGTACGGCCCAGGTGGCCGGGCTCGAAGAGATCCATCAGGTGCTGAGCGAAGCGATCCCGGTCGGGGCAACGGATTATATCGCGCCGGAATATGTTGCCGGGAGCCGCGCGACCTCGCTGTCCGATATCTATTCCGTCAGCGTGATCGTCTATGAAATGCTGACTGGTCAGCTGCCGTATGCGTCGGTATCGCCGGTGTTTGATCCACAGCTCAAACGCCATTACCACTATCGCTCCGTGCTGAGCTCCCGCCCGGATTTACCGGTCTGGCTGGATCTGGTATTGAAAAAAGCCTGTCACCCGGCGCCGGGATCGCGCTACCAGGTGATGTCGGAAATGCTTCAGGACTTGTCAGCCCCGAACCCCCAATTGCTGAATACCCTCAAGCGCGCCCCGTTGCTCCAGCGTAATCCGTTGCGGTTCTGGCAGGGGCTGGCCTGGCTCTTGGCCATGGTGGTGCTGGTAGAGAGCTGGTTACTGCTGCGGTAG
- the yiaY gene encoding L-threonine dehydrogenase has product MSSAFFIPTVNLMGADCLTEAADAIRAHGFKKALIVTDRILNDIGMVKQVADLLVERDVASVVFDGTQPNPTIGNVEAGLALLKDNGCDFVISLGGGSPHDCAKGIALVASNGGEIADYEGVDRSAKPQLPLVAINTTAGTASEMTRFCIITDEARHIKMAIVDKNTTPLMSVNDPKLMLAKPASLTAATGMDALTHAIEAYVSTAATPITDAVAIKAIELIQAHLRTAVKDGQNLEAREQMAYAQFMAGMAFNNASLGYVHAMAHQLGGFYDLPHGVCNAVLLPHVQRYNAQVCPERLRDVAKAMGVDVTDMTPEQGAEAALVAIQALSQDVGIPAGLEALGVKADDFPVLTENALKDACGLTNPKQATHEEITEIFAAAM; this is encoded by the coding sequence ATGAGTAGTGCATTTTTTATCCCGACTGTAAACCTGATGGGTGCGGACTGTCTGACAGAAGCCGCTGATGCGATTCGTGCACATGGATTCAAAAAAGCGTTGATCGTCACCGACCGTATTCTGAACGATATCGGTATGGTCAAGCAGGTGGCTGATCTGCTGGTAGAGCGAGATGTTGCCTCGGTTGTATTTGACGGCACGCAGCCGAACCCGACCATTGGTAATGTCGAAGCGGGCCTGGCACTGCTGAAAGACAACGGCTGTGATTTCGTGATTTCTCTGGGCGGTGGTTCTCCACACGATTGTGCCAAAGGGATTGCGCTGGTTGCGTCCAATGGCGGCGAAATTGCCGATTATGAAGGCGTAGACCGTTCGGCCAAGCCTCAACTGCCGTTGGTCGCGATTAATACTACGGCTGGGACGGCGTCTGAAATGACGCGTTTCTGTATCATTACCGATGAAGCACGCCACATCAAAATGGCTATTGTCGACAAGAACACCACGCCGCTGATGTCGGTCAATGATCCGAAACTGATGCTGGCGAAACCGGCGTCGCTGACTGCAGCGACCGGGATGGATGCCCTGACGCACGCGATTGAAGCCTATGTTTCAACGGCAGCGACGCCAATTACCGATGCGGTGGCGATTAAAGCGATTGAGCTGATCCAGGCACACCTGCGTACGGCGGTGAAAGACGGTCAGAACCTGGAAGCCCGTGAGCAGATGGCTTATGCCCAGTTTATGGCCGGGATGGCGTTCAACAATGCATCGCTGGGTTATGTCCATGCGATGGCCCACCAGCTGGGCGGCTTCTATGATCTGCCGCACGGGGTGTGTAATGCCGTTCTGCTGCCGCATGTTCAGCGCTACAACGCCCAGGTTTGCCCTGAGCGTCTGCGTGATGTTGCCAAGGCGATGGGGGTTGATGTGACGGACATGACGCCAGAGCAGGGCGCGGAAGCAGCGCTGGTAGCGATCCAGGCACTGTCTCAGGATGTCGGCATTCCAGCCGGTCTGGAAGCTCTGGGTGTGAAAGCCGATGACTTCCCGGTGCTGACTGAGAATGCGCTGAAAGATGCGTGTGGTTTGACTAACCCGAAACAAGCCACGCACGAGGAAATTACCGAGATCTTTGCTGCGGCGATGTGA
- a CDS encoding GGDEF domain-containing protein yields MFQCEHVPRTGSWIKRALYVLTPILILSTLIAVHQLKDNSEMISLSQNEAIWFILQLTKEYSEFIYQLQSYQFGNTSHDAMMIQYEILWSRFNTITHNDLVVHLSQFNGLIPAFTARFEQVQAIEPQLLSLPTTGNFEPVVQYIRTDFESLVTFLNEKFRLTSGDMSVRIQAIAEIEQVIQFLLFSTFLMGSLMAYVLLRESRNHHFLAMNDSLTGLHNRLWLNHKLRELESMNQPFTFYLIDLDGFKTINDTLGHQAGDELLTTVAKRLSRLNCQHYFAARMGGDEFAVIELCGPTNTAHKPTCIPEQLAAVFRRPARYAGKRHDISASIGASQFPDSAHSISELLRQADFAMYEVKQAGKDGLRYFQQPPLTEMARGVKDEGAPTPTSSLLH; encoded by the coding sequence ATGTTTCAATGTGAGCACGTTCCCCGAACAGGGAGCTGGATCAAACGGGCCCTGTATGTCCTGACCCCTATATTAATTCTCAGTACGCTGATTGCGGTTCACCAGCTCAAAGACAATTCAGAGATGATCTCGTTGAGTCAGAATGAGGCAATTTGGTTCATTCTACAACTGACCAAGGAATACTCGGAGTTTATCTACCAGCTACAAAGCTACCAGTTTGGTAATACCAGCCACGATGCAATGATGATCCAGTATGAGATCCTGTGGAGCCGCTTCAATACCATCACCCATAATGACCTGGTGGTCCACCTGAGCCAGTTCAATGGCCTTATCCCGGCATTCACTGCCCGGTTCGAGCAAGTCCAGGCTATTGAGCCGCAATTGCTCAGCCTGCCGACAACCGGGAATTTCGAGCCCGTGGTCCAATATATCCGTACTGATTTTGAAAGCCTGGTTACATTTCTCAATGAAAAGTTTCGCCTCACCAGCGGCGATATGAGCGTGCGGATCCAGGCGATCGCTGAAATTGAACAAGTGATCCAGTTTCTGCTGTTTTCCACCTTCCTGATGGGCAGCCTGATGGCCTATGTCCTGCTGCGGGAATCCCGGAACCACCATTTCCTGGCGATGAACGATTCCCTGACCGGGCTCCACAACCGCTTGTGGCTGAACCATAAACTCCGCGAGCTGGAATCAATGAACCAGCCGTTTACCTTTTACCTGATTGATCTGGACGGCTTTAAAACCATCAACGATACGCTCGGCCACCAGGCCGGTGATGAACTGCTGACAACCGTGGCAAAACGGCTCTCCCGGCTCAACTGCCAGCATTATTTTGCCGCCAGAATGGGCGGGGATGAGTTTGCCGTGATCGAGCTTTGCGGACCCACCAACACCGCTCACAAGCCTACTTGTATCCCGGAACAGCTAGCTGCTGTGTTCCGCCGCCCTGCCCGCTATGCCGGAAAACGACATGACATTTCCGCCAGTATCGGGGCCAGCCAGTTTCCCGACAGCGCCCACTCCATCTCTGAACTGCTGAGACAAGCCGACTTTGCCATGTATGAAGTCAAACAGGCCGGCAAAGACGGCTTACGTTATTTTCAGCAGCCTCCCCTCACCGAAATGGCCCGGGGCGTCAAAGACGAAGGAGCTCCGACACCGACGTCCAGCCTGCTCCACTAA
- a CDS encoding oxidoreductase, with the protein MSERLSFFYDKFLLIFLLVSNSIHGYAYETTLTLTGTTTAGDQVTTIFTREQLEQLPQSSITTHLPWITDQSTFTGVKLSALLAIYNLQPSTIHLRALNDYATTVSWTHIRKYEPIIATRQDNQPLRIRDYGPYWLIFSIDQYPELNQRKYQGKMVWQLETITTE; encoded by the coding sequence ATGTCCGAAAGACTGTCATTTTTTTATGATAAGTTTTTACTAATATTTTTATTAGTTTCAAACTCAATTCACGGCTATGCCTATGAAACAACCCTGACACTCACCGGAACCACGACCGCCGGCGATCAAGTGACGACCATATTCACCCGGGAACAACTCGAGCAATTGCCGCAATCTTCGATCACCACCCATTTACCCTGGATCACCGATCAATCGACTTTCACCGGAGTGAAGCTCTCTGCATTATTAGCCATTTACAACTTACAACCCAGCACCATTCATCTCAGGGCACTGAATGACTACGCCACCACAGTCAGCTGGACACATATCCGCAAATATGAACCCATTATCGCGACCCGACAAGATAACCAACCGCTCAGAATTCGTGATTACGGCCCCTACTGGTTGATTTTCTCTATCGACCAATACCCGGAGCTCAATCAACGGAAATACCAGGGCAAAATGGTCTGGCAACTGGAAACCATTACCACGGAATAA
- a CDS encoding ABC transporter permease encodes MEIFNFILDNWEIIGARTAEHLSLVSLAVGLAILTGVPIGIAITQNQHAANIVLYVASIIITIPSIALFGIMIPVLSLIGQGIGYLPAVIAVLLYSQLPIIRNTYTAINNVDPALREAARGIGLTNSQRLRLVEIPLAVPVIMAGVRTAVVMNIGVMAIATYIGAGGLGTFIARGISQSDSRQLIVGALAVSLLAIVADTILAMIQKKFTPKGVVVHG; translated from the coding sequence TTGGAAATTTTCAATTTCATTCTGGACAACTGGGAAATCATTGGTGCCCGCACGGCGGAACACCTGTCCCTGGTCAGCCTTGCGGTTGGCCTGGCGATTTTGACCGGCGTGCCGATTGGAATTGCGATTACCCAGAATCAGCATGCAGCGAATATCGTCCTGTATGTTGCGTCCATTATTATTACGATTCCGTCTATCGCGCTGTTCGGGATCATGATCCCGGTCTTGTCTCTGATCGGTCAGGGGATCGGTTATCTGCCGGCGGTGATTGCGGTGTTGCTTTACTCTCAGTTACCCATTATCCGCAATACCTATACCGCGATTAATAATGTTGATCCGGCATTGCGCGAAGCCGCTCGGGGGATAGGCTTGACCAATAGTCAGCGTCTACGTCTGGTCGAAATTCCGCTGGCTGTGCCGGTGATCATGGCCGGTGTCCGCACGGCGGTGGTGATGAATATCGGGGTGATGGCGATTGCGACCTACATCGGTGCCGGTGGCCTGGGTACCTTTATCGCCCGCGGGATCAGCCAGTCTGACTCGCGCCAGTTGATTGTCGGCGCGCTGGCCGTCAGTTTGCTGGCCATTGTTGCCGACACCATCCTGGCGATGATCCAGAAAAAATTTACGCCAAAGGGCGTCGTGGTTCACGGCTAA
- a CDS encoding ABC transporter ATP-binding protein, which yields MIQLENLTKIFETPQGVVTAADHINMEVPTGEICVLLGPSGCGKTTTLKMINRLVTPTSGKVYINGEDTTGIDTVTLRRNIGYVIQQIGLFPNMTIEENIALIPKLMGWDAKRCTNRVKELLDMVALDPNAYMKRFPNELSGGQQQRVGVVRALAADAPVLLMDEPFGAIDPINREVIQEEFLKMNKELQKTIMFVSHDIDEAVKMANKVAIFRNGQLEQYSSPDQLLAHPETDFVADFVGTDRTLKRLQLSTAGEVMERQVPTVSPEDTLEQANRLMAEYGHGMIVMVNKQRQPIGVISKSVAMSQRGLCSEHFERLPILMDQTQDLRAVVSKMFAHDISWLAVVDEQGRLCGEISQRGITHHLGASFNTKG from the coding sequence ATGATCCAACTTGAAAACCTGACCAAAATTTTTGAAACACCACAGGGTGTGGTGACGGCTGCCGATCACATCAACATGGAAGTCCCGACCGGCGAGATTTGCGTCCTGCTCGGGCCGTCGGGCTGTGGCAAAACCACAACGCTGAAAATGATTAACCGTCTGGTGACGCCGACTTCGGGCAAGGTGTACATCAACGGCGAAGATACCACGGGTATCGATACCGTGACCCTGCGTCGCAACATCGGGTATGTGATCCAGCAGATCGGTCTGTTCCCTAATATGACCATCGAAGAGAACATTGCCCTGATCCCGAAACTGATGGGCTGGGATGCCAAGCGCTGTACCAACCGGGTGAAAGAGCTGCTGGATATGGTGGCGCTGGATCCGAATGCTTACATGAAGCGCTTTCCGAACGAGTTGTCTGGTGGCCAGCAGCAACGGGTAGGTGTGGTGCGCGCCCTGGCAGCAGATGCGCCAGTATTGCTGATGGATGAGCCGTTTGGCGCGATTGACCCGATTAACCGGGAAGTGATCCAGGAAGAGTTCCTGAAAATGAACAAGGAACTGCAAAAAACGATTATGTTCGTCTCACATGATATCGACGAAGCGGTGAAGATGGCCAATAAAGTGGCGATTTTCCGCAATGGTCAGCTGGAGCAATACTCGAGCCCGGATCAGCTTCTGGCCCACCCGGAGACGGATTTCGTGGCTGATTTTGTTGGCACGGACCGAACTCTGAAGCGGCTGCAGCTCTCGACGGCCGGTGAAGTGATGGAGCGCCAGGTGCCGACGGTTTCCCCGGAAGATACCCTGGAGCAGGCAAATCGTCTGATGGCCGAATATGGCCACGGGATGATCGTGATGGTCAACAAGCAGCGCCAGCCGATTGGGGTGATCAGCAAATCCGTAGCGATGAGCCAGCGTGGTCTGTGCAGTGAACATTTTGAGCGTCTGCCGATCCTGATGGATCAAACCCAGGACTTGCGTGCTGTGGTGTCGAAGATGTTCGCTCATGATATCAGCTGGCTGGCGGTCGTGGATGAACAGGGTCGCCTGTGTGGTGAAATTTCGCAGCGTGGTATTACTCACCACCTGGGAGCCAGTTTCAATACGAAGGGGTAA
- a CDS encoding ABC transporter permease has product MKRERLKQFIVAASLLLAFALGIELQANGFIDDFLYYWEDITYLAVEHVKLTLISGGLAILLAVPIGIVLSRPACRRFSEAFMQIFNIGSTVPTLAVLALSMTFLGVGNTPAIFALVIATILPIVRNTYTGLIAVPAHLKEAAIGMGLTPMQLLWKVELPNALYVIIAGIRTAFAINIGTVPLAFLIGGTGLGELIFTGIDLDELTMMLAGAIPTAALAVLFDIGFGALTFMMVSKGVNPLRQRG; this is encoded by the coding sequence GTGAAACGTGAACGTTTGAAGCAGTTCATCGTTGCTGCCAGCTTGCTCCTGGCGTTTGCGCTTGGAATTGAGCTCCAGGCAAACGGCTTTATCGATGATTTCCTCTATTATTGGGAAGATATTACGTATCTGGCAGTGGAGCACGTCAAGCTGACGCTGATTTCCGGCGGTCTGGCAATTTTGCTCGCCGTGCCGATCGGCATTGTACTGAGTCGCCCGGCCTGCCGGCGCTTCTCGGAAGCCTTTATGCAGATCTTCAACATCGGCTCGACGGTGCCGACCCTGGCGGTGCTGGCGTTGTCGATGACATTTCTCGGTGTGGGCAACACCCCGGCAATTTTTGCGCTGGTGATTGCGACCATTCTGCCAATTGTCAGAAATACCTATACCGGGTTGATTGCTGTGCCAGCCCACCTGAAAGAAGCTGCGATTGGCATGGGCCTGACGCCGATGCAGTTACTGTGGAAGGTCGAGTTGCCCAATGCACTGTATGTCATCATTGCCGGGATCCGCACTGCGTTTGCGATCAATATCGGCACAGTCCCGTTGGCGTTTCTGATTGGTGGCACAGGCTTGGGCGAGTTGATTTTTACCGGGATTGATCTCGATGAGCTGACCATGATGCTGGCCGGTGCGATCCCGACCGCGGCCCTGGCGGTGTTGTTTGATATTGGTTTTGGCGCTCTGACCTTTATGATGGTCAGTAAAGGGGTGAATCCGCTGCGCCAGCGGGGATAG
- a CDS encoding glycine betaine ABC transporter substrate-binding protein, which yields MSKFRLIATAAMIAFTSTVAQAADLVVGGKGFTEQLVLASITEQYLAAQGYEVDKRDGMGSTVVRKAQENGQIDLYWEYTGTSLITFNKIKDRLSAEDTYNKVKQLDGEKGLVWLNPSKANNTYALAMRRSDAEANQIVSISDMAAWLKGDGKDAIFASNIEFAARPDGLRPLQKAYKFKFSRKNLKKMNSGLTYQALKVGEADLALVFATDGRIKAFDFIVLQDDKGFFPNYALAPVVREDTLSKHPKLAEQLNTLSALLNDDVMASMNAKVDVEKQSIESVAKEFLQSNNLL from the coding sequence ATGTCTAAGTTTCGTCTGATTGCCACTGCGGCAATGATCGCTTTCACATCCACAGTAGCCCAGGCTGCTGATCTGGTTGTTGGCGGCAAAGGGTTTACCGAGCAGCTGGTGCTGGCTTCGATCACCGAGCAATACCTGGCAGCGCAGGGCTATGAAGTCGACAAGCGTGATGGCATGGGCTCCACGGTGGTGCGTAAGGCCCAGGAGAACGGCCAGATTGATCTGTACTGGGAATATACAGGTACGTCTCTGATCACATTCAACAAGATCAAAGACCGCCTGTCCGCAGAAGACACCTACAACAAGGTGAAGCAGCTGGATGGCGAGAAGGGTCTGGTTTGGCTCAACCCGTCAAAAGCAAACAATACCTATGCCCTGGCGATGCGCCGGAGTGATGCCGAGGCGAACCAGATCGTCTCGATCAGCGATATGGCCGCCTGGCTGAAAGGGGACGGTAAAGATGCCATCTTTGCCTCAAACATTGAATTTGCGGCGCGCCCGGATGGCCTGCGCCCGCTGCAAAAAGCGTACAAATTCAAATTCTCCCGTAAGAACCTGAAAAAGATGAATTCAGGTTTGACTTACCAGGCACTGAAAGTGGGTGAAGCGGATCTGGCATTGGTGTTTGCCACCGATGGCCGCATCAAGGCATTTGATTTTATTGTGCTGCAGGACGATAAAGGCTTCTTCCCGAACTACGCTCTGGCGCCTGTGGTGCGAGAAGATACCCTGAGCAAGCATCCGAAACTGGCTGAGCAGCTCAACACGCTGTCAGCGTTGCTGAATGACGATGTGATGGCTTCGATGAACGCCAAAGTCGATGTTGAGAAGCAGAGTATCGAGTCTGTTGCAAAAGAGTTCCTGCAAAGCAACAACTTGCTTTAA
- a CDS encoding nitrilase-related carbon-nitrogen hydrolase encodes MRKNELKVGIAQIAPELGNVTANLTKHLAYITQARDEGVELLLFPELSMTGYSLREQTLAVAMRSDDALLAELAQAAGEMAVCFGFVEEAAPGEFYNAQGMVKNGQLIHLHRKLNLPNYGGLEEAKWYSKGQSLVPCEPFAGWLTHTLICADLWNPALPHLAMLDKPSLLLAPVNSAADIVSDEFSNPQGWTTNTDFISMTYGVPLLMANSCAREGNSQFWGGSRIMDAFGNCIAQAGGEEALISGVVRLADTREARFQLPTIRDADNRLVLELLQQRIGG; translated from the coding sequence ATGAGAAAGAATGAACTGAAAGTCGGGATTGCCCAGATCGCACCTGAGCTGGGGAATGTTACCGCAAACTTGACCAAACATTTGGCCTATATCACCCAAGCCCGTGACGAAGGGGTCGAGCTGTTGCTGTTTCCCGAGCTGTCGATGACCGGCTATAGCCTGCGGGAACAGACCCTGGCTGTTGCGATGCGCAGCGATGATGCGCTGCTCGCCGAGCTGGCACAGGCAGCAGGGGAGATGGCAGTGTGCTTTGGCTTTGTCGAAGAAGCCGCGCCGGGTGAGTTTTACAACGCCCAGGGAATGGTTAAGAACGGCCAGTTGATCCACCTGCACCGCAAGCTGAACCTGCCGAACTATGGCGGTCTGGAAGAAGCCAAGTGGTACAGCAAAGGGCAGAGTCTGGTGCCGTGCGAGCCGTTTGCCGGCTGGCTGACCCACACTCTGATTTGTGCTGATTTGTGGAACCCGGCGCTGCCGCACCTGGCGATGCTGGATAAGCCGTCACTGCTGCTGGCCCCGGTGAACTCAGCAGCGGATATTGTCTCGGATGAATTTTCCAACCCACAGGGCTGGACAACCAATACCGATTTTATTTCCATGACCTATGGTGTGCCGTTGCTGATGGCGAACAGCTGTGCCCGCGAAGGCAACAGCCAGTTCTGGGGCGGTTCCCGGATCATGGATGCCTTCGGCAACTGTATTGCTCAAGCGGGTGGGGAAGAAGCCCTGATTAGCGGCGTGGTTCGCTTAGCCGATACCCGTGAGGCGCGCTTTCAGCTACCGACGATTCGCGATGCGGACAACCGCCTGGTACTGGAGCTGCTGCAGCAGCGGATTGGGGGTTAA